CGGCGGTTGCGTTAGGAACTGTTGCGTACAACCTATTGCGCCCGGTAAAGTCAAAAGTCGACGTTATAGAACCTTTTGATCTACAGAAATATTTAGGCCGTTGGTATGAAATCGCGCGCTTCGATTTCCGCTGGGAGAAGAATCTAAAAAACGTCACAGCAGATTATTCGTTAAATGAAGACGGCTCCGTGTTGGTCAACAATCAAGGGATCAATATCACGACCGGAAAACATAAACAATCCATCGGCAAGGCGAAATTTGTTGATGAGGAAAATCGCGGCGCACTCAAAGTATCTTTCTTCGGCCCATTCTATGCCGGCTATAACATCGTCAAACTCGATGAAAATTATCAGGATGCCTTAATCTTCGGCGACAACTTAGATTACATCTGGTTCCTATCACGCAACAAAACCATGTCGAAAGAACGCAAAGAAGCATATTTAAACTATGCTCAAGCGCATGGTTATGATACCTCCAAATTAGTCTGGACGATACAAGAATAAAACAATAAACTTCATAAATAAAGCCTGGGTTAGAACTCAGGCTTTTTTCGTAAAAGACTGCTTCGACTTAAAGCCCTTTCAAAACCCTTTCAAACCCAATGCATAGCCCTTTCAGAACCGCTCCCAATTGGGTTTGATTGGGGTTAGATTACCGAACACATGTACTAATCGTCCTTTGGTAGATCTGACCTTACTTGCGTTTTGTATCTGTGTTTTTTCATTTATCCAATTAAAAAAGGATTCGATTGGTTGTCTTACCTTAGATACTGCTCTTGAAAACAGGTCATTATAAGCACGATCCCTGTTTTTTAAACAATCTGGTTTTCCTTGGGTTTCCCTTATCGGAGTATACATAATTGATTTTTTTTCTTTATAAAACCACTCGAAGAACGGGGCGTCACGGTATATCTTGTCACCAAAGAACGTCCTACCTGCGATGGATGCCCAATTCTCCTTAAATATGTTCAGGTCACTTTCAGATGCCTTGCTTATTACAATGCTTTCCGGACGAGGCAGCGTGGATTTGTTATAGCTGTTGAGCGCATGAAGCTTTAATCCAAAATACCAAAGCCTCTTCGTTGAGCAGAAGCTTTTATCCATTATCTCCAGAGCTACCTTTGCCCTTCTAGTCCCACTGCAGGTTATGATGGGCATAGAGTCCAGTAGGGAAAATTCTCTGGAGCACTCCTCTGGTGCAAAGTCCTCTACAACTGACTGACAAAGAGATCTCAAAACATCAAAAAGGCGGTTGATACGGGTGTTGAATGCTACGTATGAAGTTAGCTTGGGAAACCAATCCATCAGATAATCCGAGGCGAATTTATGGATCTGCTTGATCCTTAGCCGCTGTTCCTCGTGCATACTGAATAAATAGATGGTCAAAACCTCCTGATCAGTAAAGTCAGGTTTGTTATTGTTTGAAAATCGCTGACAGTAATATTGCAGTTCACTGTCATATTTATCACAAACATACTGGTATAATTTTATTAATTTTAGAGCCTTGGCCTGATTGATCATGTTGTTTAATAATGCGTAAGGAACATTATAAATATAATGATAATCAGGCTTTTATGCAAGTTTTCACCCCTCTTTTTAAGAAACTTTTTCCAATATATTTCAACCCTTAATTCGCATTAGTAGTTAGTATTTAGACCTATAGCGTCTATGATAAGGGTATTGAACTGGATTTTCTTTAAACCTTTAGATTAAAGAAGAAGAGAAATTGTCTTTGACCCAGGAAAGGATAAGAGGATTATTAGGATATTTTGTTTTGAACCAGGAAAGGAAGGATTTAAGGATGGGCAGGATCATGTAGAAAGGTTAGACTTGTATTTTTCATAGGATACGTTTAGTGAAACGTCTCCTGTAGCACATTCCGTCCCTCCTTTATTCGCCAATTGTCTGATCCTGTTTATCCTTAAATCCTTCCTTTCCTGGTTCAGAAACAGCCCATTTTTTCTTTCAAAACGATCCTGCCAATCCTTGCATCCTTCCTTTCCTGGTTCAAACAATCTTCCCCTCATTTAAAGGTTCAAAGAAAATCCCCTCCAATGCCCATAGCATAGCAGCAATACTCTAAAATCTGATGTCTAAAATCTAATGTCTAATCAAATATTGCCTGAATTACCCCATACTCTAGCGTTGTATCTTGGGCGATACTTTCTGCTATTTCCATCAGGTCTTGTGGGGAGATGATATTTTTGAGGCCGGCGTTGAACAAGCCTGTAAGAACTTGTGCGGCTTCGAGTTTTTCTGCTGGGTTGATGAGTGAGCTACCTAGGTAGAAATTTAATACGGAGCCAGCGTAGTCGCCAAAGAGTTCGAAGCTCAACGATTTCTTTTGCGATCTGAGATGGCTAAGGAATTTCTCGAAATCCCCTTGCAGCATATTCATTTGGGTAGCTGTTAACATAGCACAAAAATAATGATTAGAACCACGTTTTAAAATGGTATCAAAAAATCGGCGCACCATTCTTCAATGAAGAATATGTGCGCCGACAATTTAATTTAGAAAAAACTTAACTTATTTTCTAACACTGATTGATACACGTCTGTCTTTGATACGATCAGATTCTGGTGCATTAGCTTCATATTTTGCTAATGAAGATCCATATCCTTCGGTATCCACTACTCTATCGCCCACACCCATCTTATCTAATTCTGCTTTTACCGCATCTGCACGCTCACCTGATAATTTCAAGTTGAATGCTTCATCACCTGTCTTATCTGTATATCCACCGATTTTCACTTTTACATCTGGATAAACTTTTAAGATAGCTGCAAGATTTTGCAATTGTGTTTGGCTATCCGCAGTAATTGTTGAAGTCCCTGTTTCGAAATTTAAGTTATCGAAGTCGAACCAACGATCTTTCAACTGGTCATCTGAAAATTGCTTATAGTCGCTATTCAAGAATGCTACTAATTGATCTTCAATACCACCTTTGTATGCATTTAATGTGCTGTTATCTGGTAAAGTCACCATGATCGACTCGCGCACTGGCGCTGTGGTCACCGTATCAACGATGGTATCAACAGGCGCAACGGTCGATGGGATGGTGTCGGTTGTAGCTGTTTCATTTTCACGGCTACATCCCTTTCCAAATAAGAACCAAAGCAATAGCAGCAATAATGGAATTAATAACCACCATAAACCACCGCCTTTTTTACGTTCCTCTTCACGGATATGTGCTACCGGGCGATCTTCGGCGCGGTTTTCCATACGTGTTACCGGTGGAACAATTGGATCGTCGACCACTACATCTCTAACAGGGTCTACGATAGGCTCGCGCTCAGAAGGCGGTGTTACCGGTCTTCCTTCCACAACACCTGGTTGCGAAAGCAATGAAGAGCCAAGAACGCCTAGATTCAATCCTGAAGGCAATGCGGCGAGGAAATCAGACTTGTTATTGTCCAATAACCCTGAAATACGGCTAGTATCCCAATCTGTACCGTTCTTTGTTAAAGCTCCGATTACGCCGGGTAGTGCCGTTTTAAATAACTGCATAACCGAGCTTCCGTTAGTGTGAAGAAATCCAGAAATCGTTGCGATCACCTGATCTAACCCTCCACCGAAAATAGAAGATATCAGGTGGGATCCTTTTTCAGCATCTGCGGGATCATTATCCACTCTGTTCCAAACGGAACCCAGATCTGAGAAATTTATCTGTGAAAAATATTGTTTTAAAACATCGAAAATTCCACTTTGCTCCGACGGAGATTTGCTCTGCAATCCGAGGAATAAGGAAGGAATTACGGCGTCTAAACCTTTGCGAACGTTGTCTGACGACTCGCCGTGCTTAGCGGCTAGGTTGTCGAAGACCTGATCATTAAAATATGATCGAGCGGTTGTTAATAAACTATTTTCCATACTGTTTATATATTGATATGTTGAATTAACAAGCAGTGTAATATTTTTGTTTGCATGAAGACACATTATTAAATTAACCTTATATTAACATCCTAACCGTATTTTTGAAAAAAATCAAATATTATTACACATGATCAAAAGAAGTATAAGCTTTTTCTTTGCGTTTGTTTTATGCGTTGGATTGAGCTTTGGACAGAAACAACCGAAGTACATCTTCTATCTGATTGGCGACGGAATGGGCTTAAACCAAGTACAAGCAGCCGAGGTTTTTTTAGCGAGCCAGCAAAATAAAAACAGCACAGTACCGATGGTATTCAGCACCTTCCCTTATGCAACGCACGCAACATCACATTCATTATCGCATGGCGTAACAGATTCGGGCGCTGGAGGTACTGCATTAGCGGTAGGTTATAAAACAAAGAATGGCGTAATCGGTATGGACAGCGCTGGTGTGAAAGCGTATGAAAGTATTGCATACAAAGCGAAGAAAAAGGGCATGAAGGTAGGTATCACAACGAGCGTAAGTATCGACCACGCGACTCCTGCTTCTTTCTTTGCAAACCAAAAAGACCGCGACATGTACTATGAAATCGGTCAAGATATCATCAAATCTAATTTCGACTTCTTTGCTGGTGCTGGATTCTTGAAGCCTGAGACCAATGCAAAAGGTGAAAAAGTAGCACCATTAATTCCGCAACTAGAAAAGGCGGGTTACACGATGTTGTACGGGATGAACGATTTCAACAAAGTAAAGAGCGGAAAAAACAAATTGATCTTGATGAACAATCAAGGTACTTCACCTGTGTCATTGAAATTTGCGATCGACCAAGAAGCAAACGACATGAACCTTGCGAATATAACAGAAGCAGCCATTAAAACATTGAGCCAAGGAAACCAAGGTTTCTTCTTAATGGTTGAAGGTGGAAAAATCGACTGGGCATGCCACGCCAATGACGGTGCAGCAGCAATTCAGGAAGTACTAGATTTCAACAAAGCGGTTCAGAAAGCGTATGATTTTTATCAAAAACATCCGGAGGAAACATTAATCATCGTTACTGCAGACCATGAAACCGGTGGCATGGGTGTTGGCAATGGTGGTTCTACCCTTCGCATTAATAACATCAAGAATCAGAAAATTTCGCAAGAAGCGCTTTCCACAAAAATCAACGAGCTCCGCGAGAAAAACAATAGCGCATCTTGGGAACAAGTGAAAGCCTTGTTGAGCGAGCAAACAGGTCTATGGAACAACGTAAAAGTTAGCGAAAAAGAAGAGAAAGAAATCTTCGCAGCCTACGAAAAGAGCTTCGTGAATCACCAAAATGAAACGGCAAAAAGCCTATACGCAAACAACGATAAAATTGCTTCCCTAGCAATCAACGCTTTAAACAAAGTGTCGTCTATCAGTTGGGCATCAGGAAGCCACTCAGCTGCATATATCCCGGTTTATGCAATCGGCGTAGGCGCTGAAAACTTCAGCCATAAGATGGATAATGTTGATATCCCAAGAACATTGGGAAAGGTTGCTGGTTGGGAATTTTAAGTTAGTATTTAGTAGTTAGTATTTAGTATTAAGACCTAGAAAGAAGGTATTAACGCTAAGTTAGGCTAGTATTTAATAGTTCGAATTTATTATTAAGACCTAGAAAGAAGGTTTAAATAATAAATTCGAACTATTTTTTTGCAATAGCATGGCGACCCTAGGTCTAATTACTAACTACTAAATACTAACTACTACTACCCCACCGGCACTTCCATCAACAAAAACTCTGCAGGGGTACTAGCCTTGATAGACACATGCTTCTCGCCGATGATTCCTAGGCCATCGCGAGTGTGCATCAATTGTTTTCCGACTTCGATATCTCCTTTTAACACGAAAACATACAGACCGTTGCTTGGATCTTTCAGTACGTATTCGCGGGTGTATCCTGCTTCGAATTCTGCGAGATGGAACCAGGCATTTTGATGGATCCATACGCCTTCGTCGTCGGCATTTGGGGATAAGATCTGTAAGAAATTGTTGTGTGCTTTTTCTTTGTCGATGGCTTGCTGATCATAGCGTGGCTCGACGTTCTGTTTATTGGGGATTACCCATATCTGCAGGAATTTCACAGGGTCTACCTCCGAATGGTTGTATTCGCTGTGCTCAATTCCTGTTCCGGCGCTCATCACCTGTATATCGCCCGGTTTAATTACCGAACCGTTGCCCATGCTGTCGTTATGTGCAAGCTCGCCTTCCAATGGAATGGAGATAATTTCCATATTGCTATGTGGATGCCTCCCGAATCCCATACCTCCGGATACATAGTCGTCGTTCAGGACGCGTAGAACTCCGAAGTTCATGCGTTCTGCGTCCATATATCCTGCAAAACTAAATGTATGTCTAGAGTGCAACCAGCCGTGATTTGCATCTCCTCTTGAATCCGCTTCGTGATAAATATACTTTGCCATAATGTGTATCCTTCTTATTTGATAACGCAAATTTGAACAAAAGGGTTTGCCCGGGCATTGATGTAGGATAAGAATTTTACGGATTATAGCAATCCTTCATCACGAAAGCTTAAGTAAGCACAGTCGGTGAAAATTAGATGGTCGTGGACACGGATATCGATCAATTCAGCGGCTCGAACAATCTTTTGGGTAATCTTTATATCTGTATCGCTGGCTTTCAAGGTACCGGACGGATGATTATGTGCTAGAATAATGGAGTGGCATTTATTGAGCAAGGCAAATCGAAAGATGGTGCGGATGTCAACCGGCGTAAAATCATTGCCCCCTCTTCCTATCAACTGCGTATCGACGACCTTACATGCAGTATTCAGATAGATAGTCCAGAATTCTTCATGCGGTAGATCCTGCAATTGCGACCGGAAGAACTCGTAGACAAGTTTGCTGGAGTTAAGGATCGGAATATCGGTCTGTTTGGTTTCCTGCCGCCGCCTTCCGAGCTCGAGCGCAGCAATAATACTGATTGCTTTCGCCTCGCCTATGCCTTTGTATTCGCAGAGGTCATGGACTTCGAGTTTGGAGAGTTGAAGGAGGTTATGATTAACACCCGCTAGAACGCGCTTACAGAGTTCGACGGCTGTTTCTGTTCGAGATCCAGAACCGATAACTATCGCTAATAACTCTGCATCGGTCACAGCCCGACGGCCTCGTTCCAGTAGTTTTTCTCTCGGTCTATCGGCTTCTGCCCATTCGCGGATGACCATTTTTTGAAACATGTGATATCTATTTGATTAACAATCGATTCCTTCTAAATATACGAATTCAATCAGACTTAAACGCATTCAATATCAACATCTTAACCGGATAACTTCCAATTTTAGCCTAAAACCTTATCTTTGTAAATATTTTTCGAATGAATTGAACTTATGAGTAAAGCAATTATCAAAACAGAAAAAGGTGATATGACTGTGCAATTTTACACAGAAGATGCACCGAATACAGTAGCGAACTTTATTAAATTGGCTAAATCAGGATATTACGATGGATTAACGTTTCACCGCGTAATCAACGATTTCGTAATCCAAGGTGGTTGTCCGAATACGCGCGAAGGCGCAACAGGAATGCCAGGTACTGGTGGTCCGGGTTACAAAATTGACTGTGAATTAGACGGAAATAACCAATACCACGACCGCGGTGTGTTATCAATGGCACATGCTGGTCGCAATACTGGCGGATCACAATTCTTTATTTGCCATAGCCGCAACAATACGGCACACTTAGACAGAAACCACACTTGTTTTGGTAAAGTAATCGAGAACGTAGATGTGGTAGACGATATCCGCCAAGGCGATCGTATCTTAGGTATTGAAGTTATTGAAGATTAATAAAGAGAAAGATGAATTTAAGAGGATTAGTTTCCGTAACTGGAAAACCAGGATTATTTAAGTTAATCGGACAAAATAAAGGTGGTTTTATTCTAGAAACTTTAGATAAAGCAAAGATTAAATCGGTTGTTAACTTGTCGACTACAAAGATGGCAACCTTGGAAGACATCACGATCTATGGTGAAGATGATGAGATTCGTTTGATCGATGTTTTCGAAGCTATCAAAGCGAATGATGGAAATACTCCAGATGCGAAAGCAGATGGCGATACGTTGAGAAACTTCTTTAGAGAGGTTGCTCCGGGTCATGATGAACAAAGAGTTTACTCTTCGGATATCAAGAAAGTAATTACTTGGTACCATATCATCAAAGAACTGCCTTTGTTTGAAGAAGAAGCACCTGCTCCTTTAGCATAAGCAGCAAAAGCATATACGAAAGCACCTCCAACGAGGTGCTTTTTTTCTGAAAGTGTCTGTTCTCCATGGCAATCAGCAACTTTCACCCCCAGTATTGCTCACAATGGAAGGATGAAAGTTTTAAGCGTAAATATGCTCTAAAGTTTAATTATCCACCTATTCTTATTAAATTGTTATCAATTAGCACTAAACGAAAAGTAATGAGCGTATTTAACAAGCTTTTTAAGAGCAACTCTGCCGATGACAATAACATAGAAACGATAGCGGACTTTTGGAAATGGTTTGAACGTAAAGCTGATACCTTCTACAACGCTATTGACGAAGGCGCTGATATCGAGAATAAATTCTTCAGTCCTCTTGCTGATCAGCTCTATAAACTGCATGAACGCATCTTCTTTTTGGTGGGCATCAATAAAGAGACGAATATTGCTGAACTTACTTTTACGCCAGATGCAATCATACGGAACATCGCCTTCGTGGAAGATCTCGTAAGGGAAGCTCCGCAAATAGATAAGTGGCAATTCGTTGCTTTAAAACAGGCCAGTGATGTTGAAGGTTTTGGAGTTAAGATGTTCGGTCGCGACTTCAGCAGCAAGAACATACAATTCTACCCGGTCGAACACCCCGAATTTCCGGATGAGATCGACATTATTGCTGTCTATGACGACTATGATGAAAAGGACCATGATGATATCTTCAATGGCGTATGTATCTATTTAGATAACTCGCTGGGGGAATTGAAGTCGATTACCATGATCGACAATATGCGTGTGAGAGGACCGGGCGATGATATTCCGGAATTGATTCCGATAGAAAAGCTTGATGCATACTTAATCTGGCGAGAAAAGGAATTTGTGGAGCGATATACCGACATTACCCATTATTCCAAAGAAGATCACTATGGTTCTTATCAGGGAGAATTAGAAAACGGGATGCCGATCTTTGCGATCGTCAACCATACGCTCCTTAATTGGGAGCATAAGGCTTCGCACCCCTGGATTCTCGTCGTAATGATACACTATGACCCTAACCCCGAGACTGGATTACCTAACGAAAGGATTTACAAGCTGATGGAAGACCTGGAAGTCGAGCTGATGGATCGTTTAAGAGATGTTGATGGATATATCAATGTCATTCGGGAAACTGGAAACGGCCTGCGCGAAATAAACTTTGCATGTCGTGAGTTTCGGAAGCCGTCGCGCGTAATGGAGGAAATAGCAGTAAAATATGCGGAACATTTCCGCGTTGAATTTGATATTTACAAAGACAAATATTGGCGCAGCTTTGATAAGTTTAATGCTGAAAATTAATCCCTTCGTTGGAAATGACAATTAGACCCTATCAGGCAAATGATCTTAGCGAAGTATTAAATCTGCTAAGCTCTAATATTCCTACCTATTTCGCACCTGAGGAATACGAAGATTTGAAAACCTACCTAGCCCATGAAATCGAAGATTATTATGTAGTGGAGCAGGATAATCATATCGTTGCTGCCGGCGGAATTAACTACAAGGAGCAGGATGCTTATATCAGTTGGGACTTTGTAGATGCCCACATGCATGGCAGCGGGATTGGCAAACAATTGTTACAATATCGTTTGGATAGAATAAAAACACAGGGTAAAGTAAAAAGAATTATTGTCCGGACGTCCCAATTTGCTTATGGCTTCTATGAGAAGAATGGCTTCGTTATTAAAGAACAGCATAAAGACTACTGGGCTCCAGGATTTGACATGATCTTTATGGTCTATCAGGAAAACTAAATATTAATTATGGAAATCGATTTATCGAAATATCATCAGAAAAAACGCATTATAGACTTAGTAAAAGCAAATACACTTGGCTGTCTGGCGGTGTTTCCTATCGCCCTTGTTTATATCGTACCTTACATACTAATTTGGTCCGATCAGTTTACTAAGGAATCGATAAAGCAGACCTTGAATAGCATTGGAGCCGGAACAGCATTTTTAAACGGCATAGGCTTTTTCTTGGTATTAATCGTTGGGATTGTCGTTCATGAAGCGATACATGGCTTGACTTGGAGCATCTATGCAAAGGGCGGCCATAAAGCTATGAAATATGGTATTTTGAAAAAGATGCTTACCCCCTATTGTCATTGTAGAGAGCCCTTAAAACTCAAACATTATATTATTGGTGCGGCTATGCCGGGCTTGCTAATGGGCGTTTTACCGGCAATTATCGCTATCGCGATAGGCAGCCCGACACTACTCATGCTTGCCATTATTTTTACGCTCGTTGCTATTGGCGATGCGATGATCATAAACCTCGTCCGAAAAGAGGATCCGGAGAGTTTGGTACTGGATCATCCAAGCGAAGCTGGTTGTTATATTCTAACGGAGAAACAGGAATTAGAAGATAAATCTGAAACCTTCGACACTTGGAACAATATCGCTGAGATCTATGAAACTAAATTCATGGACATGGATATCTATAACGAAAGCTATGACGCCCTTTTAAAGCATCTTCCAAATAAGCAGGGCCGCATACTCGACGTAGGCTGTGGTCCCGGTAATAGTGCGCGATACTTACTGAAGTTTTATCCATCCTTGCAGATTGTTGGAATTGATATCGCCGAAAACATGCTGGAGATAGCGCGAAAGCATGTCCCAACAGGCGAGTTCTATTTATTGGATGCGCGTGCTATCAGCATTTTGAATGGACAGTTCGATGCCGTAATAGCCGGCTTCTGTATCCCCTACCTCAATGCATCCGAAACAGAACAATTTCTAGACGACGCTTCCGAAAAACTGAACAACAAAGGCTTACTCTACCTATCTTTTGTTGAGGGTGATCCGGCAGCACCAGAAGTCAAGAGCAACCCCTTGGGAAGTGTAAAGTTTTACTTCCATCGCGAACGCGAATTGCAGAAAGAACTAAAAACTAGAGGCTTCAAGCTTATTAAATCAACAATTATCCCCTACGATGCTGAGGATAATCACACGGTCATGCTTTTCCAAAAGTAGTAGTATCAAAGACTTTATGTTTAAGAAATGACAGTATGTTCATCAACAATTCGTAAAATATTGATAATTTGCCTTCAACATCAGTCACTATGGAAGGGAACAACGAACTAAGAGATCCACAATCTGCACAGACGTTTTGGAATACGCGCTGGGAGACCAAGCAGACAGGTTGGGATATAGGCTATGCTTCACCAGCGCTGACACATTATGTCGATGGGCTGACCAATAAGGATATCGCTATTTTAATTCCTGGCTGTGGAAATGCTTACGAGGCATCCTACCTAGTAGAAAAGGGCTTTTCGAACATTACCTTGATCGACATAGCTCCTATCGCGGTGGCTAATGCGCAAGAAAAATTTAAGGACAATCCTGAAGTGAAGGTGATATTGGGGAATTTCTTCGAGCTCGATGAATCGTATGATTTAGTGTTAGAGCAAACTTTCTTTTGCGCGATAGATCCTAGCTTGCGTCCGCAATACATTCAAAAGATGGCTTCATTGCTAAATCCTGCAGGCCGATTGGTGGGGTTGCTATTCAATATTGATTTTGAGAAAGATGGACCTCCATTTGGTGGTCATATTGCGGAATATCACCCAGCATTTGCTGCTTATTTTGATATTCACAAAATGGAACCTTGTTACAATAGTATTCAACCAAGACAAGGTTCGGAGTTATTTATAAATTTGATAAAAAAGTAAGTCTATCATTAATAGAAAACTTTTTAGTAACGATACTGTTTACTGTATACATGAAATCATTGTTTCTCATATGCCTACTAAGTTTTGCGATGTTTATTCCATCGCTCGGGCAAGCCTGTGAGATTCCACATGAAAAAGAAGAGACACAGCACTGCGAGCATCAAAGTAGTGAACAGAAGGATGCGGAGGAACATGCATGCTGTCACAAAGATGCTGAGCAATCAAAAGAAAACAGTAGTTCTACCGAGCGCCCTATGGGTTGCGCAGGTAAAGGAATTTGCTGTTGTGCAACTCCCATGATTGGACATTTGCAACTCGGCATTTTTTTATTCGAATTCGAAATCCCATCTTATACCGTCAATATCCAAAATACAGAAGTACAACAGTTTGTTGTTTCTAATGGATTCTCAAGTATTTTTATCCCACCTAAAATAGCCTAAATACCCCCTGTTTTATTGGTTATTTAATATGCAAGCATGAATTAT
The DNA window shown above is from Sphingobacterium hotanense and carries:
- a CDS encoding lipocalin family protein, with product MDKKKSLIALSAVALGTVAYNLLRPVKSKVDVIEPFDLQKYLGRWYEIARFDFRWEKNLKNVTADYSLNEDGSVLVNNQGINITTGKHKQSIGKAKFVDEENRGALKVSFFGPFYAGYNIVKLDENYQDALIFGDNLDYIWFLSRNKTMSKERKEAYLNYAQAHGYDTSKLVWTIQE
- a CDS encoding transposase, translated to MINQAKALKLIKLYQYVCDKYDSELQYYCQRFSNNNKPDFTDQEVLTIYLFSMHEEQRLRIKQIHKFASDYLMDWFPKLTSYVAFNTRINRLFDVLRSLCQSVVEDFAPEECSREFSLLDSMPIITCSGTRRAKVALEIMDKSFCSTKRLWYFGLKLHALNSYNKSTLPRPESIVISKASESDLNIFKENWASIAGRTFFGDKIYRDAPFFEWFYKEKKSIMYTPIRETQGKPDCLKNRDRAYNDLFSRAVSKVRQPIESFFNWINEKTQIQNASKVRSTKGRLVHVFGNLTPIKPNWERF
- a CDS encoding OmpA family protein; this translates as MENSLLTTARSYFNDQVFDNLAAKHGESSDNVRKGLDAVIPSLFLGLQSKSPSEQSGIFDVLKQYFSQINFSDLGSVWNRVDNDPADAEKGSHLISSIFGGGLDQVIATISGFLHTNGSSVMQLFKTALPGVIGALTKNGTDWDTSRISGLLDNNKSDFLAALPSGLNLGVLGSSLLSQPGVVEGRPVTPPSEREPIVDPVRDVVVDDPIVPPVTRMENRAEDRPVAHIREEERKKGGGLWWLLIPLLLLLLWFLFGKGCSRENETATTDTIPSTVAPVDTIVDTVTTAPVRESIMVTLPDNSTLNAYKGGIEDQLVAFLNSDYKQFSDDQLKDRWFDFDNLNFETGTSTITADSQTQLQNLAAILKVYPDVKVKIGGYTDKTGDEAFNLKLSGERADAVKAELDKMGVGDRVVDTEGYGSSLAKYEANAPESDRIKDRRVSISVRK
- a CDS encoding alkaline phosphatase; the protein is MIKRSISFFFAFVLCVGLSFGQKQPKYIFYLIGDGMGLNQVQAAEVFLASQQNKNSTVPMVFSTFPYATHATSHSLSHGVTDSGAGGTALAVGYKTKNGVIGMDSAGVKAYESIAYKAKKKGMKVGITTSVSIDHATPASFFANQKDRDMYYEIGQDIIKSNFDFFAGAGFLKPETNAKGEKVAPLIPQLEKAGYTMLYGMNDFNKVKSGKNKLILMNNQGTSPVSLKFAIDQEANDMNLANITEAAIKTLSQGNQGFFLMVEGGKIDWACHANDGAAAIQEVLDFNKAVQKAYDFYQKHPEETLIIVTADHETGGMGVGNGGSTLRINNIKNQKISQEALSTKINELREKNNSASWEQVKALLSEQTGLWNNVKVSEKEEKEIFAAYEKSFVNHQNETAKSLYANNDKIASLAINALNKVSSISWASGSHSAAYIPVYAIGVGAENFSHKMDNVDIPRTLGKVAGWEF
- a CDS encoding pirin family protein — its product is MAKYIYHEADSRGDANHGWLHSRHTFSFAGYMDAERMNFGVLRVLNDDYVSGGMGFGRHPHSNMEIISIPLEGELAHNDSMGNGSVIKPGDIQVMSAGTGIEHSEYNHSEVDPVKFLQIWVIPNKQNVEPRYDQQAIDKEKAHNNFLQILSPNADDEGVWIHQNAWFHLAEFEAGYTREYVLKDPSNGLYVFVLKGDIEVGKQLMHTRDGLGIIGEKHVSIKASTPAEFLLMEVPVG
- the radC gene encoding RadC family protein, with amino-acid sequence MFQKMVIREWAEADRPREKLLERGRRAVTDAELLAIVIGSGSRTETAVELCKRVLAGVNHNLLQLSKLEVHDLCEYKGIGEAKAISIIAALELGRRRQETKQTDIPILNSSKLVYEFFRSQLQDLPHEEFWTIYLNTACKVVDTQLIGRGGNDFTPVDIRTIFRFALLNKCHSIILAHNHPSGTLKASDTDIKITQKIVRAAELIDIRVHDHLIFTDCAYLSFRDEGLL
- a CDS encoding peptidylprolyl isomerase, with protein sequence MSKAIIKTEKGDMTVQFYTEDAPNTVANFIKLAKSGYYDGLTFHRVINDFVIQGGCPNTREGATGMPGTGGPGYKIDCELDGNNQYHDRGVLSMAHAGRNTGGSQFFICHSRNNTAHLDRNHTCFGKVIENVDVVDDIRQGDRILGIEVIED
- a CDS encoding DUF5606 family protein codes for the protein MNLRGLVSVTGKPGLFKLIGQNKGGFILETLDKAKIKSVVNLSTTKMATLEDITIYGEDDEIRLIDVFEAIKANDGNTPDAKADGDTLRNFFREVAPGHDEQRVYSSDIKKVITWYHIIKELPLFEEEAPAPLA
- a CDS encoding DUF695 domain-containing protein gives rise to the protein MSVFNKLFKSNSADDNNIETIADFWKWFERKADTFYNAIDEGADIENKFFSPLADQLYKLHERIFFLVGINKETNIAELTFTPDAIIRNIAFVEDLVREAPQIDKWQFVALKQASDVEGFGVKMFGRDFSSKNIQFYPVEHPEFPDEIDIIAVYDDYDEKDHDDIFNGVCIYLDNSLGELKSITMIDNMRVRGPGDDIPELIPIEKLDAYLIWREKEFVERYTDITHYSKEDHYGSYQGELENGMPIFAIVNHTLLNWEHKASHPWILVVMIHYDPNPETGLPNERIYKLMEDLEVELMDRLRDVDGYINVIRETGNGLREINFACREFRKPSRVMEEIAVKYAEHFRVEFDIYKDKYWRSFDKFNAEN
- a CDS encoding GNAT family N-acetyltransferase — encoded protein: MTIRPYQANDLSEVLNLLSSNIPTYFAPEEYEDLKTYLAHEIEDYYVVEQDNHIVAAGGINYKEQDAYISWDFVDAHMHGSGIGKQLLQYRLDRIKTQGKVKRIIVRTSQFAYGFYEKNGFVIKEQHKDYWAPGFDMIFMVYQEN
- a CDS encoding metalloprotease family protein codes for the protein MEIDLSKYHQKKRIIDLVKANTLGCLAVFPIALVYIVPYILIWSDQFTKESIKQTLNSIGAGTAFLNGIGFFLVLIVGIVVHEAIHGLTWSIYAKGGHKAMKYGILKKMLTPYCHCREPLKLKHYIIGAAMPGLLMGVLPAIIAIAIGSPTLLMLAIIFTLVAIGDAMIINLVRKEDPESLVLDHPSEAGCYILTEKQELEDKSETFDTWNNIAEIYETKFMDMDIYNESYDALLKHLPNKQGRILDVGCGPGNSARYLLKFYPSLQIVGIDIAENMLEIARKHVPTGEFYLLDARAISILNGQFDAVIAGFCIPYLNASETEQFLDDASEKLNNKGLLYLSFVEGDPAAPEVKSNPLGSVKFYFHRERELQKELKTRGFKLIKSTIIPYDAEDNHTVMLFQK